CTTACCGGGGTGCTTGCCGCCACCCTGACCCTTGCAGTCGTTCTGGCCTTTGCAGGCGTGCTTGGGAAGAGGCGCAGCGGCAACCAGAACCCCTGCATGTGTGGAGATGGAAGGTGTATCGGAGACGCCCGTAACAGGTTGTGCGTTGAGGCGGGTGGCGGTGCCAGCCAGCAGACCGGCAAACGCCGCGGCCAGTGCAAGCGAGCTAACAGAAGAAGTCTTCATGGGTAATTCCTTTCTGGGTTGGCCACCATCGCTGGTGGGGTATGGATGGATACGGCATAACAAATCGAAGCCGGTCATCTGAAGCGCGGAACCCGAAAGAGTTACAAGGTTTCTGAAAAAGTCAGCGATGACCGTCTATACTCCCACGACACATCGAAAGGGATCGCCAGCTGTAACTATCTGGCGAACCACGGCTCTAATCTGCTGAATGCACCGGAAGATGGAGTTGGTTCGATGAAAAAAATGATCGAGATCTATGGCCGCGGGGTAATACTGCTTTCAGCATTGCGTTCGCCAATGCTTTTACTGGTTCGCCTTTACTGGGGCTTTCAGTTCGCACAGACGGGGTGGGGCAAACTGCATCATCTCGGCAAAATCACGGAGTTTTTCGCCAGCTTGAACATTCCGTTTCCTGCCTTCAATGCCACATTTGTTTCGGGGCTTGAGCTCTTCGGCGGCATCTTTTTGATGCTTGGGCTGTTTTCGCGACCAATCTCCTTGCTGCTTGCCGGTAACATGTTTGTTGCATACTGGACTGCGGACCGTGAAGCGCTGGTGTCCGTCTTTTCCGATCCCGGCAAGTTCTACGTGGCCGATCCGTATACGTTTCTCTTCGCTTCCGTCATGATCTTCATCTTTGGCGCGGGCTTTTTCGCATTGGATACACTCATCGCAAAACGACTCAAAGGAATCGGCATCACCGCATGAACAATCAGCTCGACAATAGAGATGAGGAAGGCATGATCGCCTCAATTCTTGCGGGCGATACTCAGCTCTACCACGAGCTGATTCGCCCCTACGAGCGCAGTGTTTACATGATGGCCCTGACGTACATGAAGAACGAAGCTGACGCCGAAGACATTGCGCAGGAAGCCTTTCTCAAGGCATTCCGCAACCTTGCGAGCTTTCGTGCAGAGGCCAAGTTCAGTACCTGGCTTATCAGCATCACATTGAATGAAGCGCGTAGCCGGCTGCGGCAAAAATCAGCGGTTCGCATGGAATCTATTGACGAGCCAGTGGAGGAAGGAGGCTCGGTCTCTCCGGCAATGCTGCGTGACTGGAAAGAGATTCCCTCGGAGACGGTCGAGCGCGGAGAGGTCCGTCAGCTGCTGCAGGATGCCGTCACCTCGCTGCCCGAAATCTATCGCGGGGTGTTCATTTTGCGCGATATCCAGGAACTAAGCGTGAACGAGACCGCAGAGGCTTTGCAGATCAGTATTTCATCGGTCAAGGTACGGCTGCATCGTGCACGTATGATGCTTCAAAAGCAACTCGCGCCCCAATTGCGCCAGGTTGCGCCGAAATCGAAACGGAGGTGGATGCCATGGTCATAGAGTGCAAGCACGTGTGGGGTTACATCTCTGAGTACCTGGATAATTCGCTTCCCCCGGAGACCCGTGAACTGGTGCAGAAGCATCTGGATCACTGTGAAATCTGCTCAGCTATTTTGGACTCGACCCGGAACATCGTCATTCTCACGGCAGATGATCGTGTCTTTGAGCT
Above is a genomic segment from Terriglobus tenax containing:
- a CDS encoding DoxX family protein, with product MKKMIEIYGRGVILLSALRSPMLLLVRLYWGFQFAQTGWGKLHHLGKITEFFASLNIPFPAFNATFVSGLELFGGIFLMLGLFSRPISLLLAGNMFVAYWTADREALVSVFSDPGKFYVADPYTFLFASVMIFIFGAGFFALDTLIAKRLKGIGITA
- a CDS encoding sigma-70 family RNA polymerase sigma factor, producing MNNQLDNRDEEGMIASILAGDTQLYHELIRPYERSVYMMALTYMKNEADAEDIAQEAFLKAFRNLASFRAEAKFSTWLISITLNEARSRLRQKSAVRMESIDEPVEEGGSVSPAMLRDWKEIPSETVERGEVRQLLQDAVTSLPEIYRGVFILRDIQELSVNETAEALQISISSVKVRLHRARMMLQKQLAPQLRQVAPKSKRRWMPWS
- a CDS encoding anti-sigma factor family protein, translated to MWGYISEYLDNSLPPETRELVQKHLDHCEICSAILDSTRNIVILTADDRVFELPAGFSDRLHARLNEELLAGKDESEGSS